A genomic stretch from Candidatus Omnitrophota bacterium includes:
- the pheS gene encoding phenylalanine--tRNA ligase subunit alpha codes for MLGIDPQDFKEQARKEIGEAATRKELFALKDKYLGRKGVFASLTGSIPGLSKEERPRAGSMINELKAEVSRLIGSREAEIGSSGAAGSVCVDAVDISMPSVSQYQGNPHPITKTMDDICAVFERMGFAVVFGPEIETEYHNFTALNIPLEHPSRDVFDTFYLEQKEQANRPKGGKLLLRSHTSPVQIRVMESRKPPIAVVVPGRVFRPDAVDASHSFMFHQIEGLMVDEGINFSHLKAVLESFVHSLFSEKTRMRFRPHFFPFTEPSAEVDISCIMCGGRGCSVCGRKGWLEILGSGMVHPDVLENMGIDSRRYTGFAFGLGIERIAMLKYGINDIRLFFENDLRFLRQF; via the coding sequence ATGCTTGGTATTGACCCTCAGGATTTTAAAGAGCAGGCGCGTAAAGAAATAGGCGAAGCCGCAACGCGGAAAGAACTTTTTGCCCTCAAGGACAAGTATCTGGGCAGGAAAGGCGTTTTTGCTTCTTTGACCGGTTCCATACCCGGCCTGTCAAAAGAAGAACGGCCGCGGGCAGGCAGTATGATCAATGAGCTTAAGGCCGAGGTCAGCCGTTTAATAGGATCAAGGGAAGCGGAGATCGGATCCTCCGGAGCGGCCGGCTCCGTATGCGTTGACGCGGTGGATATCAGTATGCCTTCTGTCAGCCAGTACCAGGGCAATCCGCACCCGATCACGAAAACAATGGATGATATATGCGCGGTATTTGAGCGCATGGGCTTCGCGGTCGTGTTCGGACCGGAAATCGAAACAGAATACCACAATTTTACGGCGTTAAATATTCCGCTTGAGCATCCGTCCCGGGATGTATTTGACACGTTTTATCTTGAGCAAAAAGAGCAGGCAAACAGGCCGAAAGGCGGGAAGCTGCTGCTTCGTAGCCACACATCTCCGGTGCAGATCAGAGTGATGGAATCAAGGAAGCCGCCTATTGCCGTGGTCGTGCCGGGCAGGGTTTTCCGCCCCGACGCGGTGGACGCGTCGCATTCCTTTATGTTCCATCAGATAGAGGGGCTTATGGTGGATGAGGGCATAAACTTCAGCCACCTGAAAGCGGTGCTTGAGTCCTTTGTCCATTCCCTGTTTTCCGAAAAGACCCGGATGCGTTTCCGGCCGCACTTCTTTCCCTTCACCGAGCCGTCGGCAGAGGTGGATATATCCTGCATCATGTGCGGAGGCCGCGGCTGTTCCGTATGCGGCAGGAAAGGATGGCTGGAGATCCTGGGCAGCGGCATGGTGCACCCTGATGTGCTGGAGAATATGGGTATAGACAGCAGGAGGTATACCGGGTTCGCCTTCGGGCTGGGCATTGAGAGAATAGCCATGCTTAAGTACGGCATAAATGATATACGCTTATTTTTCGAGAACGATTTGAGGTTTCTAAGACAGTTTTAG
- a CDS encoding DNA-binding protein, which translates to MMRKLFLPAVFIFLACGRIWAQPISSNTLINEARSFDGKQIEFEGEAIGDLMRRGDQALVNLHDGDNAIGVWIPAAIMPEISHVGAYNVKGDRVKVKGVFNRACAVHGSDLDIHAFEAAVTRPGKKINEPLDLYKRRLVIILTGLLCLVLTLRILKSRRVKK; encoded by the coding sequence ATGATGCGCAAATTATTCTTGCCGGCGGTATTTATTTTTCTTGCCTGCGGCCGTATTTGGGCGCAGCCGATTTCAAGCAACACATTAATTAACGAGGCGCGGAGTTTCGACGGCAAGCAGATAGAGTTTGAAGGCGAGGCAATAGGGGACCTGATGAGGCGCGGCGATCAGGCACTGGTGAATTTGCACGACGGAGATAACGCCATAGGCGTATGGATACCTGCCGCTATCATGCCGGAAATCAGCCATGTCGGCGCCTATAATGTAAAGGGCGACAGGGTTAAGGTGAAAGGCGTGTTTAACCGCGCCTGCGCTGTCCACGGCTCAGACCTGGATATCCACGCCTTTGAAGCAGCAGTAACGCGGCCGGGCAAGAAAATTAACGAGCCGCTTGACTTATACAAAAGGCGGCTGGTAATTATACTGACAGGATTGTTATGCTTGGTATTGACCCTCAGGATTTTAAAGAGCAGGCGCGTAAAGAAATAG